The following are encoded together in the Mammaliicoccus vitulinus genome:
- a CDS encoding CvpA family protein encodes MITLFIILCLILGVIIGYRRSLVLQSLHTIGTICSLVIATICYAPFSKQLHLILPYPSASTEGKNTIFNNINNENAFYNIMAILILFVFTKVILQIVATVFDFYHQMDFGGKYARYFGMALGFIEAYLVVIITLAAIAVIPVPSFIDAFHQSSIGNVILSKTPFLSEQLVKWLAN; translated from the coding sequence ATGATTACATTATTTATAATTTTATGTTTAATATTAGGAGTCATCATTGGCTATAGACGTAGTTTAGTACTCCAGTCACTACACACTATTGGTACTATTTGTTCATTGGTAATCGCCACTATATGTTATGCACCATTTAGTAAACAACTGCATTTAATTTTGCCTTACCCTAGTGCGTCTACGGAAGGGAAAAATACTATATTTAATAATATTAATAATGAGAATGCATTTTATAATATTATGGCGATTCTCATTTTATTTGTTTTTACTAAAGTGATTTTACAAATTGTAGCAACAGTGTTTGATTTTTATCACCAAATGGATTTTGGAGGCAAATATGCAAGATACTTTGGTATGGCACTTGGTTTTATAGAGGCGTACTTAGTCGTTATTATCACGTTAGCTGCAATTGCAGTCATTCCAGTTCCATCATTTATAGATGCATTCCACCAATCATCTATTGGGAATGTGATATTATCGAAGACACCATTCTTATCTGAACAATTAGTAAAATGGCTTGCAAATTAA
- the polX gene encoding DNA polymerase/3'-5' exonuclease PolX, with translation MLTKKDIVKMLETIAIYMEIKGENPFKVSAYRKASQSLETDERTINEIEDVTTLKGIGKGVGDVINEYINHGTQSYLDELKEEIPEGLIPLLKIPGLGSKKIAKLYKELNIKNKEDLIEACENNQVSALSGFAKKTEQKLLEEAKVLGQRPERYPINTIIKAHEVINQFLDDIDEIIQYQVAGSFRRMRETSKDLDYIISTEDELKVQQLLLKFPEIKEQIAVGQTKVSLDLLIGDEVIGVDFRLIKPEAFYHTLQHFTGSKDHNIKIRQLAKQRNEKVSEYGIEESNGNVITYQSEKEIYDHFNVPYIPPTMREDGTEFDKNIQDIIKLEDINGDIHMHTTYSDGAFKLEEMIEAAIERGYQFICITDHSRSLAVANGLSIERLLEQNKKIKALNEKYKEIDIYSGTEMDIKPDGTLDYPDEVLKELDYVIAAIHQSFNQTEGEIMNRLKVACENKYVRHIAHPTGRIIGRREGYKVNIEQLVKMAKETNTVLELNANPQRLDLNAEVLKNNPDLMITINTDAHHIDHFDFMKYGVGTAQKGWVKQSQVINAKTREEFKQWIKSNK, from the coding sequence ATGTTAACTAAAAAAGATATCGTAAAAATGTTAGAAACAATCGCAATTTATATGGAAATTAAAGGAGAAAATCCTTTCAAAGTCTCTGCTTATCGAAAAGCAAGTCAATCTTTAGAAACAGATGAAAGAACGATCAATGAAATAGAAGACGTTACAACTTTAAAAGGTATTGGTAAAGGAGTGGGTGATGTGATTAATGAATATATTAATCATGGCACTCAAAGTTACTTAGACGAACTTAAAGAAGAAATTCCAGAAGGATTAATACCATTGCTTAAAATACCTGGATTAGGTAGCAAAAAAATTGCTAAACTATATAAAGAATTAAATATTAAAAATAAAGAAGACTTAATTGAAGCGTGTGAAAATAATCAAGTTTCTGCATTATCTGGCTTTGCTAAAAAAACAGAACAAAAACTTTTAGAAGAAGCAAAAGTTTTAGGACAAAGACCTGAGAGATATCCAATTAATACAATCATTAAAGCACACGAAGTGATTAATCAATTTTTGGACGACATTGATGAAATTATTCAATATCAAGTAGCGGGTAGTTTTAGAAGAATGAGAGAAACGAGCAAAGATTTAGATTATATTATTTCTACAGAAGATGAGTTGAAAGTACAACAACTATTGTTAAAATTCCCAGAAATTAAAGAACAAATTGCAGTTGGACAAACGAAAGTTTCATTAGATTTGTTAATTGGAGATGAAGTCATAGGTGTTGATTTTAGACTCATTAAACCAGAAGCGTTCTATCACACTTTACAACATTTCACTGGATCAAAAGACCATAACATTAAAATTAGACAACTCGCCAAACAAAGAAATGAAAAGGTGAGTGAATATGGTATAGAAGAAAGCAATGGTAACGTTATTACTTATCAAAGTGAAAAAGAAATATATGACCATTTCAATGTTCCATACATTCCTCCAACTATGAGAGAAGATGGGACGGAGTTTGATAAGAATATCCAAGATATTATTAAATTAGAAGATATCAATGGAGATATTCATATGCACACTACATATAGTGATGGTGCATTTAAATTAGAAGAAATGATTGAAGCGGCTATTGAACGTGGGTATCAATTTATTTGTATCACAGATCATTCTAGAAGTTTAGCGGTCGCTAATGGTTTATCAATAGAACGTTTATTAGAACAAAACAAAAAAATTAAAGCGTTAAATGAAAAGTATAAAGAAATCGATATTTATAGCGGAACAGAAATGGATATTAAGCCAGATGGTACGCTAGATTATCCTGATGAAGTTTTGAAAGAATTAGACTATGTCATAGCAGCTATTCACCAAAGTTTTAATCAAACTGAAGGAGAAATTATGAATAGACTGAAAGTGGCATGTGAAAACAAATATGTAAGACATATTGCACATCCAACTGGTCGTATTATCGGGAGAAGAGAAGGATACAAAGTAAATATTGAACAACTTGTTAAAATGGCTAAGGAAACAAACACAGTATTAGAATTGAATGCTAATCCACAAAGATTAGATTTAAATGCGGAAGTGTTGAAAAACAATCCTGATTTAATGATTACAATAAATACTGATGCACATCATATTGATCATTTTGATTTTATGAAATATGGTGTCGGTACAGCACAAAAAGGTTGGGTAAAACAATCACAAGTAATCAATGCTAAAACACGTGAAGAATTTAAACAATGGATTAAATCTAATAAATAA
- the pheS gene encoding phenylalanine--tRNA ligase subunit alpha, whose translation MSLQEKLSELRQEALVRINEAKAERALQDVKVNYLGKKGVITGLMKEMKALPKEERPEFGQFVNEVRKAVEIEIEAKKVLLEEEALNAQLENETIDVTLPGRKVTLGAKHPLTKINEDLEDLFIGLGYEIVEGYEVESDYYNFEALNLPKSHPARDMQDTFYISEEILMRTHTSPVQARTLEKRNGVGPVKIICPGKVYRRDSDDATHSHQFTQIEGLVVAENIKMSDLKGTLELLARKLFGADREIRLRPSFFPFTEPSVEVDVSCFKCKGHGCNVCKQTGWIEVLGSGMVHPNVLEMAGFDSSKYSGFAFGLGPDRMAMLKYGIEDIRHFYTNDVRFLEQFKPVEDGGEA comes from the coding sequence ATGTCATTACAAGAGAAATTATCTGAATTACGACAAGAAGCCCTTGTAAGAATTAACGAGGCAAAAGCTGAAAGAGCGTTACAAGATGTAAAAGTGAATTATTTAGGTAAAAAAGGTGTTATAACAGGTCTTATGAAAGAAATGAAAGCATTACCTAAAGAAGAAAGACCTGAATTTGGCCAATTCGTTAATGAAGTGCGTAAAGCAGTTGAAATAGAAATTGAAGCTAAAAAAGTGCTTTTAGAAGAAGAAGCCTTAAATGCACAACTAGAAAACGAAACGATTGATGTAACATTGCCTGGTAGAAAAGTGACTTTAGGTGCGAAACATCCTCTTACTAAAATAAATGAAGATTTAGAAGATTTATTCATAGGATTAGGTTATGAAATCGTTGAAGGTTATGAAGTAGAATCAGATTATTATAATTTCGAAGCTTTAAACTTACCAAAATCACATCCAGCACGTGACATGCAAGATACTTTCTATATTTCAGAAGAAATTTTAATGCGTACACATACTTCTCCAGTTCAAGCTAGAACTTTAGAAAAGCGTAATGGCGTTGGACCAGTTAAAATTATTTGTCCGGGTAAAGTATATCGTAGAGACTCTGATGATGCGACACATAGTCACCAATTCACGCAAATTGAAGGTTTAGTTGTTGCTGAAAATATTAAAATGAGTGATCTTAAAGGAACGTTAGAATTATTAGCACGTAAACTATTTGGTGCTGATCGTGAAATTCGACTAAGACCAAGTTTCTTCCCATTCACAGAACCTTCTGTAGAAGTGGATGTTTCATGTTTTAAATGTAAAGGTCATGGTTGTAATGTATGTAAACAAACTGGATGGATTGAAGTACTAGGATCAGGTATGGTACATCCAAACGTATTAGAAATGGCAGGATTTGATTCAAGTAAATATTCAGGCTTTGCCTTTGGTTTAGGACCAGACAGAATGGCGATGTTGAAATATGGAATTGAAGACATTAGACATTTCTATACAAATGACGTGAGATTTTTAGAGCAATTTAAGCCTGTAGAAGATGGTGGTGAAGCATAA
- the pheT gene encoding phenylalanine--tRNA ligase subunit beta: MLVSKEWLNEYIKIDADIDALAEKITRSGIEVDSIKKYGEDIKKLVVGHVVSKEKHPEADKLNICKVDVGEEEPVQIVCGAPNVDVDQYVIVVRVGGRLPGGVKIKRAKLRGEVSEGMICSLQEIGLDANVMPKKYADGIYVFSNEPTPGSDALEALLLNDEVMDFDLTPNRADCLSMLGAAHEVSALYGNEIKYPNTDLTEAPEKATQEISVAVQNEEAIPYYAARVVKNVTIAPSPTWLQSRLMKAGIRPINNVVDISNYILLEHGQPLHMFDQDHIGSEQIVARYAQENEKITTLDGVERELLASDVVITNGSEPIAIAGVMGGDFSEVTDKTQNVVIESAIFNATNVRQTSRRLGLRSEASSRFEKGIASERVIDALNRAAFLLQDIAGGTVLSEVVSDGTLPETSKTIEISTHDVNQLIGFELSTEEINVIFNRLGFATNVSEDSFEVNVPSRRNDISIKADLIEEVARIYGYDQLPSTLPNFESTTAGYLTDNQLKTRKVKEILEGAGLDQAITYSLVHKDVAKDYALEEQEVVELMMPMSEDQAVLRQSLLPRLIDATRYNVARKNKNVALYELGRVFYSNGENQLPTEVEFLSGILTGQYTGNKWQQKDEPVDFFLVKGIVERIAEQLNVSFTFEAAKLDLLHPGRTAYVKLNDEVVGLIGELHPKVEKENDLDRTYVFELNFTKVLEQPVGKIEYEAIPRFPGVSRDIALVVNTEVTTSTLISTINENGADILNHAEVFDVYEGEHMEEGKKSVAIRIDYLDVTETLTEEKVSSVHNQILEALEQQGATLRA, translated from the coding sequence ATGTTAGTGAGTAAAGAATGGTTAAATGAATATATTAAAATAGATGCTGATATAGATGCATTAGCTGAGAAAATAACAAGAAGTGGTATAGAAGTAGATAGCATTAAAAAATACGGTGAAGATATTAAAAAATTAGTTGTAGGACATGTTGTATCAAAAGAAAAACATCCTGAAGCTGATAAACTAAATATATGTAAAGTAGATGTTGGGGAAGAAGAACCCGTACAAATCGTATGTGGTGCACCTAACGTTGATGTAGACCAATATGTAATTGTAGTTAGAGTTGGTGGACGTTTACCTGGTGGCGTTAAAATTAAAAGAGCGAAATTAAGAGGCGAAGTTTCTGAAGGTATGATTTGTTCTTTACAAGAAATAGGTTTAGATGCTAATGTCATGCCTAAAAAATATGCTGACGGAATCTATGTATTTTCTAATGAACCGACTCCTGGTAGCGATGCTTTAGAAGCTTTATTGCTTAATGATGAAGTGATGGACTTTGATTTAACACCAAACAGAGCAGATTGTTTAAGTATGTTAGGTGCAGCACATGAAGTGAGTGCACTGTATGGTAATGAAATAAAATATCCAAATACAGATTTAACTGAAGCGCCAGAAAAAGCAACTCAAGAGATTAGTGTTGCGGTTCAAAATGAAGAAGCGATACCTTATTACGCAGCTAGAGTAGTTAAGAATGTTACGATTGCACCATCACCAACTTGGTTACAATCAAGATTAATGAAAGCTGGAATTCGTCCAATAAATAATGTAGTTGATATTTCGAATTATATTCTATTAGAACATGGTCAACCTCTACATATGTTTGACCAAGATCACATTGGATCAGAACAAATTGTTGCGCGTTATGCACAAGAAAATGAAAAAATCACTACACTAGATGGTGTTGAAAGAGAATTACTTGCTTCTGATGTTGTCATTACAAATGGTTCAGAACCGATTGCAATTGCTGGTGTTATGGGTGGAGATTTCTCAGAAGTAACAGACAAAACACAAAATGTCGTTATAGAAAGTGCGATATTTAATGCTACAAATGTAAGACAAACTTCAAGAAGATTAGGTTTAAGAAGTGAAGCATCAAGTAGATTCGAAAAAGGCATCGCAAGTGAAAGAGTTATAGATGCTTTAAATAGAGCAGCATTCTTGTTACAAGATATTGCAGGTGGCACAGTACTCAGTGAAGTTGTGTCAGATGGTACTTTACCTGAAACATCTAAAACAATTGAAATCTCTACTCATGATGTAAATCAATTAATAGGATTTGAACTTTCAACTGAAGAGATAAATGTTATTTTTAACCGTTTAGGATTTGCGACAAACGTGTCAGAAGATTCATTTGAAGTTAACGTTCCTTCAAGAAGAAATGATATTTCTATTAAAGCAGACTTAATAGAAGAAGTTGCAAGAATTTATGGATACGATCAATTACCATCAACTTTACCAAACTTTGAAAGTACAACAGCTGGATATTTAACAGATAATCAACTTAAAACACGTAAAGTTAAAGAAATACTTGAAGGTGCTGGATTAGATCAAGCCATTACGTATTCATTAGTTCATAAAGATGTTGCTAAAGATTACGCACTTGAGGAACAAGAAGTTGTAGAACTTATGATGCCTATGAGTGAAGATCAAGCCGTATTGCGTCAAAGTTTATTACCAAGACTAATAGATGCAACGCGTTATAACGTAGCTAGAAAAAATAAAAACGTAGCATTATATGAGCTAGGCAGAGTTTTCTATAGTAATGGAGAAAATCAATTACCTACAGAAGTTGAATTTTTAAGTGGTATATTAACGGGTCAATATACAGGTAATAAATGGCAACAAAAAGATGAACCTGTAGACTTCTTTTTAGTTAAAGGGATTGTAGAACGTATTGCAGAGCAATTAAACGTTTCATTCACATTTGAAGCGGCGAAATTAGACTTGTTGCACCCAGGTAGAACAGCGTACGTGAAATTAAATGATGAAGTAGTAGGTTTAATAGGAGAATTGCATCCTAAGGTAGAAAAAGAAAATGACTTAGACCGTACTTATGTTTTTGAGTTAAACTTTACAAAAGTGTTAGAACAACCAGTCGGTAAAATAGAATATGAAGCTATTCCTAGATTCCCTGGCGTATCTAGAGATATAGCATTAGTGGTAAATACTGAAGTAACGACATCTACATTAATTAGCACAATTAATGAAAATGGTGCTGATATACTGAACCATGCTGAAGTATTTGATGTTTATGAAGGTGAACATATGGAAGAAGGTAAGAAGTCAGTAGCAATTCGAATTGATTATTTAGATGTTACTGAAACTTTAACAGAAGAAAAAGTTTCATCAGTTCATAATCAAATATTAGAAGCATTAGAACAACAAGGTGCTACTTTAAGAGCATAA
- the zapA gene encoding cell division protein ZapA produces the protein MSENKNRVTVVINDQHYTIIGEDDPSHIRYVAGRVDEKIQALGQLNAGLDTTRKSVLTAVNVMHEYVKLEEENEKLKEEIKQLKNKGYLE, from the coding sequence ATGAGTGAAAACAAAAACAGAGTGACAGTAGTTATAAATGATCAACATTATACAATAATTGGTGAAGACGATCCTTCGCATATTCGATATGTAGCTGGAAGAGTCGATGAGAAGATTCAAGCGTTAGGACAGCTGAATGCTGGATTAGATACTACGCGTAAATCTGTACTCACGGCTGTTAATGTTATGCATGAATATGTTAAATTAGAAGAGGAAAATGAAAAGTTAAAAGAAGAAATCAAACAATTAAAAAATAAAGGATATTTAGAATGA
- the rnhC gene encoding ribonuclease HIII produces MANIVKKIDSQTINKLIKQYNMDTENLPTGTLARKKIKSTQVQIYRSQKIMFQGKDAEQVASSVLGEKIMPSTPSKSIPNKTHTFDLHNTIGSDEAGSGDYFGPLTVCAAYVSKKNAKILKEIGVMDSKSLTDIKIVELAEHIIQICPHSLIVLDNPNYNTKQLEGWSQVKMKAVLHNQAIKNVITRVEESELEQIVIDQFVQASTYEKNIIGSMPRKDITFFETKGESKSIAIAAASIIARYAFVKHMDRLAQELNVIIPKGASNKVDLQAAKIVQKYDINQLDAITKKHFKNRDKVLDLIKRKRRN; encoded by the coding sequence TTGGCAAATATCGTAAAAAAGATTGATTCTCAAACAATCAATAAACTAATAAAACAATATAATATGGACACTGAAAACCTACCAACTGGTACTTTAGCGCGTAAAAAAATAAAAAGCACACAAGTACAAATATATCGTTCTCAAAAAATCATGTTTCAAGGCAAAGATGCTGAGCAAGTTGCAAGTTCAGTATTAGGAGAAAAAATTATGCCTTCTACTCCTAGTAAATCTATTCCAAATAAAACACATACCTTCGACTTACACAATACAATTGGTAGTGATGAAGCAGGCAGTGGCGATTATTTTGGACCTTTAACCGTGTGTGCAGCATACGTTTCTAAAAAGAATGCTAAAATATTAAAAGAAATAGGTGTGATGGACTCTAAATCATTAACGGACATAAAAATAGTAGAACTAGCAGAACATATTATTCAAATATGTCCACATTCATTAATCGTACTTGATAATCCCAACTATAATACGAAGCAATTAGAGGGATGGAGTCAAGTTAAAATGAAAGCCGTCTTACACAATCAAGCGATCAAAAATGTCATAACGCGCGTAGAGGAATCTGAATTAGAACAAATTGTAATCGATCAATTTGTCCAAGCCAGTACATATGAAAAGAATATTATAGGTTCAATGCCACGAAAAGATATTACATTTTTCGAAACAAAAGGTGAATCAAAATCTATCGCAATCGCTGCGGCAAGCATCATAGCAAGATATGCATTTGTTAAACATATGGATAGATTAGCTCAAGAATTAAACGTCATCATACCAAAAGGCGCAAGTAATAAAGTAGACTTACAAGCAGCCAAAATCGTTCAAAAATATGATATTAATCAGCTTGATGCAATAACTAAAAAACATTTTAAAAATAGAGATAAAGTATTAGATCTCATAAAACGTAAAAGGAGAAATTAG
- a CDS encoding enoyl-CoA hydratase/isomerase family protein — protein MIKTHVENQVLFIHLNHGPVNALNEEVLTNIIEAIETQGFDDHIKVIVIKGNEKCFSAGADIKSFPDLTKHERLDLASTSAKLFRLIKTCHKPVISSIHGVCLGGGFELALACDMRLITKDTKVGLPEINLGIFPGFGGVRRLSYMIGQHKALQVALTGENVNLDDIQHLFNEIVEDKEELEKATEKLAYSIASKSLNSIKVIKQMSNLDLSLESDQIEERHFVDIIESENAEEGINAFITKRKPQFK, from the coding sequence TTGATTAAAACACATGTAGAGAACCAAGTTCTTTTTATTCATTTAAATCATGGTCCTGTTAATGCTTTGAATGAAGAAGTTTTAACAAATATTATTGAGGCAATAGAGACTCAAGGATTTGATGATCATATAAAAGTTATCGTCATTAAAGGGAATGAAAAATGTTTTTCTGCTGGTGCAGATATTAAATCATTCCCAGATTTAACTAAACATGAAAGACTAGATCTCGCATCAACAAGTGCTAAATTATTTAGATTAATCAAAACTTGTCATAAACCAGTTATAAGTTCTATTCATGGTGTGTGTTTAGGTGGCGGATTTGAACTCGCTTTAGCATGCGATATGAGGTTGATTACGAAAGATACGAAAGTAGGATTACCTGAAATTAATTTAGGTATATTTCCTGGATTTGGTGGCGTCAGAAGACTGTCTTATATGATCGGTCAACATAAAGCGTTACAAGTTGCTTTAACTGGTGAGAATGTCAATTTAGATGACATTCAGCATTTGTTCAATGAAATTGTTGAAGATAAAGAAGAACTAGAAAAAGCAACTGAAAAGTTAGCTTATAGTATTGCTTCTAAGTCTTTAAATTCTATTAAAGTGATTAAACAAATGTCTAATTTAGATTTATCATTAGAAAGTGATCAAATAGAAGAAAGACATTTTGTCGATATTATTGAAAGTGAAAATGCAGAAGAAGGCATAAATGCATTTATCACTAAAAGAAAACCGCAATTTAAGTAA
- a CDS encoding TrmH family RNA methyltransferase: MEEITSVQNNKIKQMNKLKKKKERVKQGQFLIEGFHLVEEAYNSKLKIVSLLAVDYSRVDDQIVQYADESYVINFKVAESLSDTTTPQGIFAVVELPTYEISNFKQVLVLDRVQDPGNMGALIRNADAAGMDAVVYSKGSADPYQDKVLRASQGSVFHLPVVEEDIYEFIEKFEGNTYGTSLNHAVHYKEIESQENFALIMGNEGAGVEEELLNQTTENLNIPLYGKAESLNVAVSCGILLYHLKG; this comes from the coding sequence ATGGAAGAGATTACTTCAGTACAAAATAATAAAATTAAACAAATGAATAAGCTAAAGAAGAAAAAAGAACGTGTTAAACAAGGTCAATTTTTAATTGAAGGTTTCCATCTGGTTGAAGAAGCTTATAATAGCAAACTTAAAATCGTTTCTTTATTAGCTGTTGATTATTCAAGAGTTGACGATCAAATTGTTCAATATGCGGATGAGTCATACGTTATCAACTTTAAAGTGGCTGAATCTTTATCGGATACAACAACACCACAAGGGATTTTTGCTGTCGTTGAACTTCCAACATATGAAATAAGCAATTTTAAACAAGTGCTTGTGCTAGATAGAGTGCAAGATCCTGGCAATATGGGTGCATTGATTCGTAATGCTGATGCTGCTGGAATGGACGCTGTTGTATATTCAAAAGGCAGTGCAGATCCTTATCAAGATAAAGTATTGCGCGCATCTCAAGGTAGTGTATTTCACTTACCAGTAGTTGAAGAAGATATTTATGAATTTATCGAAAAATTTGAAGGTAACACTTATGGCACAAGTTTGAATCATGCAGTTCACTATAAAGAAATTGAAAGCCAAGAAAACTTCGCTTTAATCATGGGTAACGAAGGTGCTGGAGTTGAAGAAGAATTATTGAACCAAACTACAGAAAACCTCAACATTCCTCTTTATGGAAAAGCTGAAAGTTTAAATGTTGCTGTATCTTGTGGCATATTACTTTACCATTTGAAAGGTTGA
- a CDS encoding endonuclease MutS2, protein MNEKTLKVLEYPLIIQQLSAHATSDIAERLINELKPSDEMETVQHSLNETDEMTQIYNKHRVPGYSGLKDIKSFVRRAEIGSLLNVEELNQIKRNIQVQNRFKTFYASIVDEDEDILYPIIDGYVAQLPVLSELLNQISEQCDEHDLFDTASPKLAELRHQIKKTNDRIKSRLEQMVKSSANQKKLSDSILTVRNDRYVLPVKAEYRHDFSGIVHDQSASGQTLYIEPSAIVEMHNQISQVKAKEKEEKDRLLYILTELVSEVGYELLSSTKVMGHLDFITAKAKFGATIKATKPVLSDDRAIYLPKARHPLINKTEVVSNTIEFKENINAVIITGPNTGGKTVTLKTVGLITLMAQSGLLIPTLDGAIITIFKKVFCDIGDEQSIEQSLSTFSSHMKNIVNIIDQADKDSLILFDELGAGTDPSEGAALAMSILDYTIERDALIMATTHYPELKAYSYNRDKVMNASVEFDVETLRPTYKLLMGIPGRSNAFEISKKLGLKNELINHAKSLIGQDEKEINVMIESLEKNAKSVENDRIEVEKLKQESTELHQSLAHELQRFENFKTQLMDEARNKANQEVKQKTKEAETILQELRDMRDNSAANVKEHELIERKKRLDNQYTAESIKQNVKKERHDKIEKGDDVKVLSYGQKGEVIDVVNDDEVVVQMGILKMKIEVKDLEKLDKKKQQPSKVVPRTNRSTIKMDLDLRGYRYDEAMVELDQYIDQAVLSNYSTVNIIHGKGTGALQKGVTDHLKRHRSVDSYRTGMPSEGGFGVTVVTLK, encoded by the coding sequence ATGAATGAAAAAACATTAAAAGTTCTTGAGTATCCCTTAATTATTCAACAATTATCTGCTCATGCAACAAGTGATATTGCAGAGCGACTCATTAATGAACTTAAACCAAGTGATGAAATGGAAACAGTTCAACATAGTTTGAATGAAACAGATGAAATGACTCAAATATATAATAAACATAGAGTGCCAGGTTATTCAGGGTTAAAAGATATTAAATCTTTTGTTAGAAGAGCTGAAATCGGTAGTTTACTAAATGTTGAAGAACTGAATCAAATTAAACGAAATATTCAAGTTCAAAATAGATTTAAAACGTTCTATGCAAGTATCGTTGACGAAGATGAAGATATTCTTTATCCAATCATTGATGGATATGTTGCTCAACTACCTGTGTTGAGTGAATTACTCAATCAAATTAGTGAACAATGTGATGAACACGATTTATTTGATACTGCGAGTCCGAAGTTAGCAGAATTAAGACATCAAATTAAAAAAACGAATGATCGCATTAAATCAAGATTAGAACAAATGGTAAAATCATCAGCCAATCAAAAGAAATTATCTGATTCTATTTTAACGGTTAGGAATGATAGATACGTACTGCCGGTTAAAGCTGAATATCGCCATGATTTCAGTGGTATCGTGCATGACCAATCTGCATCAGGACAAACTTTATATATTGAACCAAGTGCAATAGTAGAAATGCACAATCAAATATCACAAGTTAAAGCTAAAGAGAAAGAAGAAAAAGATAGATTGCTTTATATCTTAACTGAGTTGGTTAGCGAAGTGGGTTACGAATTATTGTCGAGCACGAAAGTCATGGGACATTTAGACTTTATAACAGCTAAAGCAAAATTTGGGGCAACAATTAAAGCGACAAAACCTGTTTTATCAGATGATAGAGCAATTTATTTACCAAAAGCGAGACACCCATTAATTAACAAAACTGAAGTAGTTAGTAATACAATTGAATTTAAAGAAAATATAAACGCTGTTATTATTACAGGTCCAAATACTGGTGGTAAAACAGTAACACTTAAAACAGTAGGTTTGATTACATTAATGGCTCAGTCAGGATTGTTGATTCCTACATTAGATGGCGCAATTATTACGATTTTTAAAAAAGTATTTTGTGACATTGGTGATGAACAGTCTATAGAACAGTCGCTTTCAACATTCTCATCTCACATGAAAAACATCGTCAATATTATAGATCAAGCTGATAAAGATTCTTTAATTTTATTTGACGAACTTGGTGCAGGTACTGATCCGAGTGAAGGTGCAGCTTTAGCGATGAGCATACTTGATTACACAATTGAAAGAGATGCTTTAATTATGGCTACAACACATTATCCTGAACTTAAAGCATATAGTTATAATCGTGATAAAGTTATGAATGCGAGTGTTGAGTTTGATGTGGAAACGTTAAGACCAACATACAAATTATTAATGGGCATACCAGGACGATCTAATGCATTTGAAATTTCGAAAAAATTAGGATTAAAGAATGAATTAATTAACCATGCAAAATCTTTAATTGGTCAAGATGAAAAAGAAATTAATGTGATGATTGAATCTCTAGAAAAAAATGCGAAGTCTGTAGAAAATGATAGAATTGAAGTTGAGAAATTAAAACAAGAATCAACAGAACTACATCAATCATTAGCTCATGAATTACAACGTTTCGAAAATTTCAAAACACAATTAATGGACGAAGCAAGAAATAAAGCAAATCAAGAAGTAAAACAGAAAACAAAAGAAGCTGAAACAATTTTACAAGAATTGAGAGATATGCGAGACAATTCAGCCGCTAATGTTAAAGAACACGAACTCATTGAAAGAAAAAAACGACTAGACAATCAATATACAGCTGAATCAATTAAACAAAATGTTAAAAAAGAGCGTCATGATAAAATTGAAAAAGGCGATGACGTTAAAGTATTATCTTATGGTCAAAAAGGTGAAGTGATTGATGTTGTAAATGATGACGAAGTAGTCGTTCAAATGGGTATATTAAAAATGAAAATCGAAGTAAAAGATTTAGAAAAACTTGATAAAAAGAAACAACAACCAAGTAAAGTCGTACCAAGAACAAACCGTTCAACAATAAAAATGGACTTAGATTTACGTGGCTATCGTTATGATGAAGCTATGGTAGAATTAGATCAATATATCGACCAAGCTGTTCTTTCAAATTACAGTACTGTAAACATTATTCATGGTAAAGGTACTGGAGCATTACAAAAAGGTGTAACGGACCATCTGAAAAGACATCGTTCAGTAGATTCTTATAGAACAGGCATGCCATCAGAAGGTGGGTTTGGTGTTACAGTTGTGACATTGAAATAA